A genomic window from Gemmatimonadaceae bacterium includes:
- a CDS encoding protein kinase — translation MSKEVSGPLGELKRVVVPEPGEVITSLATGNTFVMGEQLGEGHFGVAYACTDVWDNQLAAKVLKPVGSYEEVRAKAEAEFQKLLFLRHPFITFVYDAFEYRDTFYIVTERCEEPVSSLFSLPDYLVGDWGRPVARCILQAVAHVHGAGLVHQDIHLGNVFTSYAYDEVAPDEYQAIQFKLADLGVAKVAGDLRVENTRAQWMLPPEVLDPDEFGPIDYRVDIYHLGLLFLQLALGKELSFTVEEVLAGAPRALALTLPAPYNFALEKALRRHAVYRTASSLEMWRDLNSPAE, via the coding sequence GTGTCAAAGGAAGTCTCAGGACCACTGGGTGAGCTGAAGCGTGTAGTGGTTCCCGAGCCCGGAGAGGTCATCACTAGCCTCGCCACCGGCAACACCTTTGTCATGGGTGAGCAGCTTGGCGAGGGCCATTTCGGTGTCGCATACGCCTGCACTGACGTATGGGACAATCAGCTGGCCGCGAAGGTACTAAAGCCGGTCGGATCGTACGAGGAAGTTCGCGCAAAGGCAGAGGCCGAGTTTCAGAAACTGCTTTTTCTGCGCCACCCGTTCATCACGTTCGTGTACGATGCCTTTGAGTATCGGGACACATTCTACATTGTCACGGAGCGCTGCGAGGAGCCGGTTTCCTCCCTTTTCTCACTGCCTGACTATTTGGTGGGAGACTGGGGACGTCCGGTTGCGCGCTGCATTCTGCAGGCTGTCGCACACGTTCACGGTGCCGGCCTCGTTCATCAAGACATTCACCTGGGCAATGTTTTTACCTCGTACGCGTACGACGAGGTCGCCCCGGATGAGTATCAGGCGATTCAGTTCAAGCTGGCGGATCTCGGCGTCGCAAAGGTCGCGGGAGACTTGCGCGTTGAGAATACTCGCGCGCAGTGGATGCTCCCGCCTGAGGTTCTTGACCCCGATGAGTTCGGCCCGATTGACTATCGGGTGGACATCTATCACTTGGGGCTACTCTTTCTCCAGCTAGCGCTCGGCAAGGAGCTCAGCTTCACAGTTGAGGAGGTCCTTGCGGGAGCTCCGCGCGCTCTCGCGTTAACGCTTCCCGCCCCTTATAACTTTGCCCTCGAGAAGGCGCTTCGCCGGCATGCGGTCTACCGCACAGCTTCATCACTGGAGATGTGGCGCGATCTCAACTCACCTGCCGAGTAG
- a CDS encoding IS110 family transposase: MIGIDLHKRESQLCILDGQGGVTERRIVTSRDRFTAVLGARPPARILVEASTESEWVACHLEALGHAVVVADPNFAPMYATRSRRVKTDKRDARTLADALRLGAYRPAHRVSAARRHVRAELAVREALVRTRTRCIALAKALVRRDGLRVPNSTAAWFVERLTALPLSPVLAAELAPLVAILAPLNVQIAAADARIAALGRTDPIVALLQTAPAVGPVTSSGIVAIADDIGRFPSAHQFEAFLGLVPGERSSGEKRRLGHITKAGNRRARYLLVEAAWRILRSKSSDTAVLRAWAQRILHRRGTKIAAVALARRLAGILYAMWRDQRAYDAGHLRTPQPVPASAA, from the coding sequence ATGATAGGCATCGATCTCCACAAGCGCGAGAGCCAGCTCTGCATCCTCGACGGGCAGGGCGGCGTCACCGAACGACGCATCGTCACGAGCCGTGACCGCTTCACCGCGGTGCTGGGCGCGCGTCCGCCCGCGCGGATCCTCGTCGAGGCGTCGACCGAGAGCGAGTGGGTCGCGTGTCACCTGGAGGCGCTGGGCCACGCGGTCGTCGTGGCGGATCCGAACTTCGCGCCGATGTACGCCACGCGCAGCCGCCGGGTGAAGACGGACAAGCGCGATGCGCGGACCCTGGCTGACGCGCTCCGGCTCGGCGCCTATCGTCCGGCGCACCGCGTCTCGGCGGCGCGGCGGCATGTGCGCGCCGAGTTGGCGGTGCGCGAGGCCTTGGTCCGCACACGCACGCGATGCATCGCGCTCGCCAAGGCCCTCGTGCGCCGCGACGGCCTGCGCGTGCCGAACAGCACGGCCGCGTGGTTTGTCGAACGACTCACCGCGCTCCCGCTCTCGCCGGTGCTGGCGGCCGAGCTCGCGCCGCTGGTCGCGATCCTCGCGCCGCTGAACGTGCAGATCGCGGCCGCCGACGCGCGCATCGCGGCGCTCGGGCGGACGGACCCGATCGTCGCGCTGCTGCAGACGGCCCCCGCCGTCGGGCCGGTGACGTCCAGCGGCATCGTCGCGATCGCGGATGACATCGGCCGGTTCCCGTCGGCGCACCAGTTCGAGGCCTTCCTCGGGTTGGTGCCCGGGGAGCGGAGCTCGGGCGAGAAGCGGCGACTCGGCCACATCACGAAGGCGGGCAACCGGCGCGCGCGCTATCTCCTGGTCGAGGCGGCGTGGCGCATCCTCCGCTCCAAGTCAAGCGACACCGCGGTGTTGCGGGCGTGGGCGCAGCGCATCCTGCATCGCCGCGGCACGAAGATCGCGGCGGTCGCGCTGGCGCGGCGGCTCGCGGGCATCCTCTATGCGATGTGGCGGGACCAGCGGGCGTACGACGCGGGCCACCTGCGGACGCCGCAGCCCGTGCCGGCGTCCGCCGCATGA